In Bacteroidales bacterium, the genomic stretch TTGATTTGTAATTTTATCCAAAAAAGTTTCCGCGATAATGTCATCTCCTAAAAATTGATCTATATCTTCGATAGTTGATGAGAAGTGTTCAATAATTTTTTCGTCACTTACTTTCAATCGATGGCGAATATTTTTGAAAAATTTGATTTCCGAGTATTTAATAATTGCATCGGCTTTGATTACTTTAATGGCTATTTCGATTAAAGTTAATTCCTCCGGTTCAGATAATTTCGATTGTTCAAGAGTCGTAAAATAATTGGTAATAAATTGCCTGCTGTCTGAATTGATTTCGGACACATACGCATTTATCTCTTTCCTTAAATCAACACTGTTAAAGGAAGGGAATGATTCACTTATTGATTTAATTGCGGCGACTTCTCTTTCGTCAATATTGCCGTCGGAAGCCATACAGC encodes the following:
- a CDS encoding TerB family tellurite resistance protein; translated protein: METTSFNQLLLKTAFCCMASDGNIDEREVAAIKSISESFPSFNSVDLRKEINAYVSEINSDSRQFITNYFTTLEQSKLSEPEELTLIEIAIKVIKADAIIKYSEIKFFKNIRHRLKVSDEKIIEHFSSTIEDIDQFLGDDIIAETFLDKITNQYFDSIELPQFELINVN